Sequence from the Nocardia brasiliensis genome:
GCGCGACGCGATCATCGAGGCGATGCGCGAGCACGACATTCTGCTCAACATCAGCTACCCGTGGCCGGTGCACACGATGACCGGGTTCGAGCATCTCGGTTGGCGTGCAGGGTCGTTGCCGGTCACCGAGCGGCTGGCGGAGGAGATCTTCTCGCTGCCGATGTATCCGGCGTTGGGCGAGGCCGAGCAGGACCGTGTCATCGAGGTGTTGCGCACCGTCGTGGCGGGGCTGTGAGCGTGCGCTCCGTTCGGACCCGCTCCGACGAGGATCTGTCGGAGCGGCTCGCGCTCTCGGCCGCGGCCACCGAAGCCGGTGCGTGGCTGCGCACCGCGGACTTCCCGGGGTGGCTCGCGCAGCGGGCGGCGGCTAACCGATTCGAGGTGCGGCGCATCCCGTTTCTCGAGATGGATGCCTGGTCCTTCGCGCCGGACACCGGGAACATGCGCCACCGCACCGGAAAGTTCTTCAGCGTCGAGGGGCTCTCGGTGCAGGTGGACGAGGGGGCGGTGCGCGCGTGGCAGCAGCCGATCATCCTGCAACCCGAGGTCGGGATACTCGGCATCCTCGCCAAGGAATTCGACGGTGTGCTGCACTTTCTCATGCAGGCCAAGATGGAGCCGGGCAACCGCAATCTGCTCCAGCTCTCGCCGACGGTGCAGGCCACCCGCAGCAACTACACCGGCGTGCATCGGGGGAGCACCGTCCGATACCTGTCCTACTTCGCCGATCTCGGCGCGGGCCGGGTGCTCGCCGACGTACTGCAGTCCGAACACGGTGCCTGGTTCTATCGCAAGTCGAACCGGAACATGCTGGTGGAGACCACCGATGAGGTCGCGGTGCATCCGGACTTCTGCTGGCTGACCCTCGGCCAGATCGGTGCGCTGCTGCGGGCGGACAACGTGGTGAACATGGACTCGCGCACCGTCATCGCGACCTTTCCGATGCACGGAACCAGCGCTGTCGCACTGCGTTCGGATGCCGAGCTGCAATCGTGGTTCACCGTCGAGCGCGCCAGGCACGACGTGGAGATCTCGCTGATGCCGCTGGCCGAGGTCGCGGGATGGCACCGCGGTGAGTCCCACCTCGGTCGTGCCGACGACAGGTTCTTCCGGCTCATCGCGGTCGAGGTGGCGGCGGGCAGCAGGGAGGTCACCTCGTGGACCCAGCCGCTGTTCGAGCCGCACGGCCAGGGCATCGCCGCCTTCGTCTTCCGTCGGATCGACGGTCTGCCACATCTTTTGGTGCAGGCGAAAGTGGAGGCCGGGTTCCTCGACACCGTCGAGCTGGCGCCGACCGTGCAGTGCGTGCCAGCGAACTGGGACCAGCACCCGCCGTTCCTGGACGTGATCCGTGCC
This genomic interval carries:
- a CDS encoding NDP-hexose 2,3-dehydratase family protein codes for the protein MRSVRTRSDEDLSERLALSAAATEAGAWLRTADFPGWLAQRAAANRFEVRRIPFLEMDAWSFAPDTGNMRHRTGKFFSVEGLSVQVDEGAVRAWQQPIILQPEVGILGILAKEFDGVLHFLMQAKMEPGNRNLLQLSPTVQATRSNYTGVHRGSTVRYLSYFADLGAGRVLADVLQSEHGAWFYRKSNRNMLVETTDEVAVHPDFCWLTLGQIGALLRADNVVNMDSRTVIATFPMHGTSAVALRSDAELQSWFTVERARHDVEISLMPLAEVAGWHRGESHLGRADDRFFRLIAVEVAAGSREVTSWTQPLFEPHGQGIAAFVFRRIDGLPHLLVQAKVEAGFLDTVELAPTVQCVPANWDQHPPFLDVIRAASPEQIRYDVVHSEEGGRFLNAESRYMFVEADLPLAVPRNYCWATPAQLNWLAGHGHYLNVQARTLLSCLNAGAVSLNQDFAHYG